A region of Sulfuricaulis sp. DNA encodes the following proteins:
- the mpl gene encoding UDP-N-acetylmuramate:L-alanyl-gamma-D-glutamyl-meso-diaminopimelate ligase produces MRIHILGIGGTFMGGVALLARDLGHEVSGSDAKVYPPMSTQLEAQGIRLMEGYVAAHLDSARPDLVIIGNALSRGNALVEAVLDRGLRYTSGAQWIAENVLHGRWVLAVAGTHGKTTTSGMLAWILEYAKLRPGFLIGGVPENFGVSARLGDGPFFVIEADEYDTAFFDKRSKFVHYRPRTAILNNLEFDHADIFPDLAAIILQFHHLIRTIPGSGLIVVNAQDENLSNLLTVGCWSPVEHFGSESGWQAVPLKPDASRYQVLFNKQGQGEVSWDLLGNHNMANALAAIAAARHAGVPVKTAIAALAKFRNVKRRLEVRGVVSGITVYDDFAHHPTAITATLEALRARVGNARILAVLELRSNTMRMGVHRDTLAGSLVHADKVWMLRPADLNWNLERVTNALQGRGHVYPTVEEIIETLSREARPDDHILIMSNGAFGSIHTRLLEQLQKR; encoded by the coding sequence CATTCATATTCTCGGTATCGGGGGGACCTTCATGGGTGGCGTGGCGCTGCTCGCGCGCGATCTCGGTCACGAGGTTAGCGGCTCGGATGCCAAGGTTTATCCGCCCATGAGCACTCAGCTCGAGGCACAGGGCATCCGGTTGATGGAGGGTTACGTCGCGGCACATCTCGACAGTGCCAGGCCCGATCTCGTGATCATCGGTAACGCGCTGTCGCGCGGAAATGCGCTGGTCGAGGCAGTGCTGGACCGCGGCCTTCGTTATACCTCTGGAGCGCAATGGATTGCGGAAAATGTTTTACACGGCCGCTGGGTGCTCGCGGTGGCCGGCACACACGGCAAGACCACCACGTCCGGCATGCTGGCCTGGATACTGGAGTACGCCAAACTCAGACCCGGCTTCCTGATCGGCGGCGTGCCGGAGAATTTCGGCGTTTCGGCGCGTCTGGGCGATGGTCCGTTTTTTGTCATCGAGGCCGATGAATACGACACCGCCTTTTTCGACAAGCGCTCGAAGTTTGTCCATTACCGCCCACGCACCGCCATCCTGAACAATCTTGAATTCGATCACGCGGATATTTTTCCTGACCTCGCCGCGATTATCCTGCAGTTTCACCACTTAATACGAACCATACCCGGATCGGGACTGATCGTGGTGAACGCACAGGACGAGAATCTGTCCAATCTGCTGACCGTGGGTTGCTGGTCTCCGGTGGAGCATTTCGGATCGGAAAGCGGATGGCAGGCCGTTCCGCTCAAGCCAGATGCCAGCCGTTACCAGGTGTTGTTTAATAAGCAGGGCCAGGGCGAGGTCTCGTGGGACTTGCTCGGGAACCACAACATGGCCAATGCTCTGGCGGCAATTGCCGCGGCGCGCCATGCCGGCGTGCCGGTCAAGACCGCCATCGCGGCGCTGGCGAAGTTCCGCAACGTCAAGCGCCGGCTCGAGGTGCGCGGCGTGGTTAGCGGCATCACGGTGTATGATGATTTTGCGCATCATCCCACGGCGATCACGGCCACGCTGGAGGCCTTGCGCGCCCGTGTTGGTAACGCGCGCATCCTGGCGGTGCTGGAATTGCGCTCCAACACCATGCGCATGGGAGTGCACCGTGACACACTGGCCGGCTCTCTGGTGCATGCCGACAAGGTATGGATGCTGCGGCCCGCTGACCTTAACTGGAATTTGGAACGGGTGACGAACGCCCTGCAAGGACGCGGACATGTCTACCCGACGGTGGAGGAAATCATCGAGACGCTGTCTCGGGAGGCGCGCCCGGATGATCATATATTGATCATGAGTAACGGCGCTTTCGGCAGCATTCATACCCGGCTGCTTGAGCAATTACAGAAGCGCTAG
- a CDS encoding thiol:disulfide interchange protein DsbA/DsbL, with protein sequence MKRFLGGCLMALFLLPGLAQAGFEEGKHYMVLPFPAAVETDDKIEVREFFWYGCPHCYVLEPVLAKWLKKIPANAQFVRSPGTAPRWVIHGQAYYTFEAMGALEKLHGAFFKAVQEQPGAFNDEKAIAGFVTSHGVARKKFDEAFNSFGVRLKLEKAKQLNQDLNISSVPAIVVDGKYMTTSAMAGGEDAMLKLLDHLIGKAAKERKKKPAKK encoded by the coding sequence ATGAAACGATTTTTAGGCGGCTGTTTGATGGCTCTGTTCCTGCTTCCGGGACTGGCCCAGGCTGGATTCGAGGAAGGAAAGCACTATATGGTCCTGCCCTTTCCGGCGGCGGTCGAGACCGACGACAAAATTGAGGTGCGGGAATTTTTCTGGTACGGCTGTCCGCATTGCTATGTGCTGGAGCCAGTACTGGCGAAATGGCTGAAGAAAATACCCGCCAACGCGCAATTCGTGCGCTCCCCCGGCACTGCCCCGCGCTGGGTGATTCATGGCCAAGCCTATTACACCTTTGAGGCAATGGGCGCGCTGGAAAAACTGCACGGCGCTTTTTTCAAGGCGGTGCAGGAGCAGCCGGGAGCGTTCAATGACGAAAAGGCCATTGCCGGTTTCGTCACGAGCCACGGCGTGGCCCGCAAGAAATTCGACGAGGCATTTAATTCATTCGGCGTGCGCCTGAAACTGGAGAAGGCGAAGCAACTCAACCAGGACCTGAACATCAGTTCCGTGCCCGCGATCGTGGTGGATGGAAAATACATGACTACCAGCGCCATGGCCGGCGGCGAAGACGCCATGTTGAAATTGCTGGATCACCTGATCGGCAAGGCTGCCAAGGAACGCAAGAAAAAACCGGCAAAAAAGTAG
- a CDS encoding 2-oxoglutarate dehydrogenase E1 component gives MDRKQTNNTTKDQSLSARWRSSMLADGNAAYLEELYEQFLHDPASVPSDWRIYFGSLPRVDGVERDVSHSDVREEFRQIAHRRPLPASAAREVPRAAPAESAHNQVKVLQLINAYRYRAHQIAMLDPLGLREPPNIPELDPRYYGLGDPELDVVFETGSLVGSRQATLREILAQLRSTYASTIGIEYMHINDTAEKRWLQSGIESVRGAPAYPPETRRNLLERLTAAEGIEHFLHTKYVGQKRFSLEGAESLIPLLDEVIQRSGANGTKEVIIGMAHRGRLNVLVNILGKSPAELFREFEGKAQSSGGTGDVKYHLGYSSDIGTEGGAVHVALAFNPSHLEIVGPVVQGSVRARQERRQDSRGNRVLPVVIHGDAAFAGQGVVMETFNMSQSRGYATKGTIHVVINNQIGFTTSHQQDARSTLYCTDVAKMVGAPIFHVNGDDPEAVLLVTQIALDYRMTFHKDVVIDLYSYRRHGHSEADEPTVTQPLMYRRIRELVTTRALYAGKLTQAGVVTENAAAVMGREYQARLDSGNNVAPHHVSRETAEYDYLADWTPYVNGRCDPSTHTHSSLETIRSLTEKMLHVPEGLELHPQVAKIYDARRKMAAGALPLDWGFAENLAYATLLQDGYGVRLSGQDSGRGTFFHRHAVVHNQKDGTAYVPLRNLYEGQPRFLVINSLLSEEAVLAFEYGYATTDPRTLTIWEAQFGDFANNAQVVIDQFIVSGEQKWNRLCGIVLFLPHGFEGQGPEHSSARLERYLQLCAQQNMFVCVPTTPAQFFHLLRRQMLWSCRKPLVVMTPKSLLRHRGSVSSLEDLTQGRFKAVLPEADELDNKSVKELIFCSGKIYFDLIERREALKRLDVAILRIEQLYPFPEEDLKHEMAKYPNAGRFIWCQEEGQNKGAWYQIQHHLRRIVPPAATLEYHGRPLSAAPAVGSYQLHITQLHELLDQALGQMT, from the coding sequence ATGGATAGAAAGCAGACGAACAACACCACCAAGGATCAAAGCCTGAGCGCCCGCTGGCGATCCTCGATGCTGGCGGACGGCAACGCCGCGTATCTTGAGGAGCTCTACGAGCAGTTTTTACACGATCCCGCCTCCGTGCCTTCCGACTGGCGCATTTACTTCGGGAGCCTGCCGCGTGTCGATGGCGTGGAGCGGGATGTTTCCCATTCCGACGTGCGTGAGGAATTCCGCCAGATCGCACATCGCCGTCCACTGCCGGCCAGCGCCGCCCGCGAGGTGCCACGAGCCGCGCCGGCCGAGTCCGCGCACAACCAGGTCAAGGTACTGCAGCTGATCAATGCCTATCGCTATCGCGCGCACCAGATAGCGATGCTCGATCCGCTCGGGCTGCGGGAACCACCAAACATCCCCGAGCTCGACCCGCGTTATTACGGATTGGGCGATCCCGAACTCGACGTGGTTTTCGAGACCGGTTCGCTGGTGGGATCCCGACAGGCTACGTTGCGTGAAATTCTCGCGCAGCTGCGTTCCACCTACGCTTCCACGATCGGCATCGAATACATGCACATCAACGACACGGCGGAAAAGCGCTGGCTGCAGAGCGGGATCGAGAGCGTCCGCGGCGCACCCGCGTATCCTCCCGAGACGCGGCGAAATTTGCTCGAGCGGTTGACCGCGGCCGAAGGTATCGAGCACTTCCTGCATACCAAATACGTTGGACAGAAGCGTTTTTCACTCGAGGGCGCCGAAAGCCTGATTCCGTTGCTGGATGAGGTGATTCAGCGTTCCGGCGCGAACGGAACGAAAGAGGTGATCATTGGCATGGCGCACCGCGGGCGGCTCAACGTGCTGGTCAATATCCTGGGCAAGAGCCCGGCCGAATTGTTCCGCGAGTTTGAGGGCAAGGCACAATCGAGTGGCGGTACCGGCGACGTGAAATACCACCTGGGCTATTCCTCTGACATCGGCACCGAAGGCGGTGCCGTGCACGTGGCGCTCGCGTTCAACCCGTCGCATCTCGAAATCGTCGGACCGGTGGTGCAGGGCTCGGTGCGGGCGCGGCAGGAACGGCGTCAGGACAGTCGCGGCAATCGCGTGTTGCCCGTGGTAATCCACGGCGACGCCGCCTTCGCTGGTCAAGGCGTGGTGATGGAAACTTTCAACATGTCGCAGTCACGCGGGTATGCAACCAAGGGCACTATTCATGTCGTGATTAACAACCAGATTGGATTCACCACGAGTCACCAGCAGGACGCTCGCTCCACGCTCTACTGCACAGACGTTGCCAAGATGGTGGGTGCGCCGATATTTCACGTCAACGGTGACGATCCCGAGGCGGTGCTGCTGGTCACGCAAATCGCCCTCGACTACCGCATGACCTTTCACAAGGATGTTGTGATCGATCTCTACAGTTACCGCCGTCATGGCCATTCCGAGGCCGACGAGCCGACCGTGACCCAGCCGCTGATGTACCGGCGTATCCGCGAGCTGGTGACAACGCGCGCCCTCTATGCCGGGAAACTAACTCAGGCTGGCGTTGTTACCGAGAACGCGGCCGCTGTCATGGGTCGGGAATATCAAGCGCGGCTGGACTCCGGCAATAATGTTGCGCCGCATCACGTCAGCCGGGAAACCGCGGAATACGACTACCTCGCTGATTGGACCCCTTACGTGAATGGTCGCTGCGATCCCTCCACCCACACACACAGCAGTCTCGAGACCATCCGTTCCCTGACCGAAAAGATGTTGCATGTTCCGGAAGGGTTGGAACTGCATCCGCAGGTGGCCAAAATTTACGACGCCCGACGCAAAATGGCGGCCGGCGCGCTACCGCTGGACTGGGGTTTCGCCGAAAATCTTGCCTATGCCACGCTGCTGCAGGACGGTTATGGCGTGCGTCTATCCGGTCAGGATTCGGGGCGCGGCACCTTTTTTCATCGCCACGCCGTGGTGCATAACCAAAAGGACGGCACGGCCTACGTGCCGCTGCGCAATCTTTACGAAGGCCAGCCGCGTTTTCTGGTGATCAATTCGCTGCTGTCGGAAGAAGCAGTGCTGGCCTTCGAATACGGTTATGCCACCACCGATCCTCGCACGCTCACCATCTGGGAGGCGCAGTTCGGCGACTTCGCCAACAATGCCCAGGTGGTGATCGACCAGTTCATTGTGTCCGGGGAGCAGAAATGGAACCGGCTCTGCGGGATAGTGTTATTTCTGCCGCACGGATTTGAAGGCCAGGGTCCGGAACATTCCTCGGCGCGGCTGGAGCGCTACCTGCAGCTCTGCGCCCAGCAGAATATGTTCGTGTGTGTGCCGACTACCCCGGCGCAATTTTTTCATCTGCTCCGGCGCCAGATGCTCTGGTCCTGCCGCAAGCCGCTCGTGGTCATGACACCCAAAAGCCTGTTGCGCCACCGCGGTTCGGTGAGCAGTCTTGAGGATCTGACGCAGGGGCGTTTCAAGGCGGTTCTGCCCGAAGCGGATGAGCTCGATAACAAGTCGGTGAAAGAACTCATCTTCTGTAGCGGCAAAATATATTTCGATCTCATCGAGCGCCGCGAAGCGCTCAAGCGCCTCGATGTCGCGATCCTGCGCATCGAGCAGCTTTACCCGTTCCCGGAAGAGGATTTGAAACACGAGATGGCGAAATATCCCAACGCCGGCCGTTTCATCTGGTGCCAGGAAGAGGGACAGAACAAGGGTGCGTGGTATCAGATTCAGCATCATCTGCGGCGCATCGTTCCGCCGGCAGCGACCCTGGAATATCATGGCCGGCCTTTGTCCGCCGCCCCGGCGGTGGGCAGCTACCAGCTGCACATCACCCAATTGCATGAACTGCTCGACCAGGCGCTGGGGCAGATGACATGA
- the odhB gene encoding 2-oxoglutarate dehydrogenase complex dihydrolipoyllysine-residue succinyltransferase yields the protein MATDITVPVFPESVTEGTILTWHKQPGEKVARDELLAEIETDKIVFEVPAPADGVLAEIKAPVGATVKSGEVLGRLDKSASGTMAPPKPATGKPASAPAPPAMPSAKRIMLEQGIDERKISGSGKDGRVLKEDVLKHVDFTEPVPVVSVPEAKPKSKPSAPSPVSAPAMPAGERPEKRVPMTRLRKRIAERLVEAQHTAAILTTFNEVNMQPVMELRARHRERFEKEHGVRLGFMSFFVKATVEALRHFPGINASIDGDEVVYHGFYDLGIAVSSPRGLVVPVLRDADTLNMAEIESRIRDLGERAQNAQLTLEEITGGTFTITNGGVFGSLMSTPILNPPQSAILGMHKIQDRPVAEKGQVVIRQMMYLALSYDHRLVDGREAVQFLVMIKELLEDPARLLLEV from the coding sequence ATGGCTACTGACATCACGGTCCCGGTTTTTCCGGAATCCGTCACGGAAGGCACCATCCTGACCTGGCACAAGCAGCCGGGCGAAAAGGTCGCGCGCGATGAACTGCTGGCGGAGATCGAAACCGACAAGATCGTTTTCGAAGTCCCGGCGCCCGCCGACGGGGTGTTGGCCGAGATCAAGGCCCCGGTCGGCGCGACCGTGAAATCGGGTGAAGTGCTTGGCCGTCTGGACAAGTCCGCGTCAGGGACGATGGCCCCGCCCAAACCGGCGACCGGGAAACCGGCATCCGCCCCCGCCCCCCCTGCCATGCCGTCCGCCAAACGAATAATGCTGGAGCAGGGAATCGATGAACGAAAAATTTCGGGCAGCGGCAAAGACGGCCGGGTCCTCAAGGAAGATGTGTTGAAGCACGTTGATTTCACCGAGCCCGTGCCGGTTGTGTCCGTCCCGGAAGCGAAACCGAAATCGAAGCCGTCTGCCCCCTCCCCTGTCTCAGCTCCCGCCATGCCGGCCGGGGAGCGGCCAGAGAAGCGCGTGCCCATGACACGCTTGCGCAAGCGTATCGCCGAGCGCCTGGTCGAGGCGCAGCACACGGCCGCGATCCTGACGACCTTCAACGAGGTCAATATGCAGCCGGTGATGGAGTTGCGCGCGCGTCACCGCGAACGTTTCGAAAAAGAACACGGAGTGCGTCTGGGCTTCATGTCGTTCTTCGTGAAGGCCACGGTGGAGGCGCTGCGGCACTTCCCCGGGATCAATGCTTCGATCGACGGCGACGAGGTCGTTTATCACGGCTTCTACGACCTCGGCATCGCGGTCAGTTCGCCGCGCGGTCTGGTGGTGCCGGTGCTGCGCGACGCCGACACTCTGAACATGGCTGAGATTGAGTCCCGTATCCGGGACTTGGGCGAGCGTGCGCAGAATGCCCAGCTCACGCTTGAGGAAATCACCGGCGGAACCTTCACCATCACCAACGGCGGCGTGTTCGGCTCGCTCATGTCCACCCCGATCCTGAATCCGCCGCAAAGCGCGATCCTGGGCATGCACAAAATCCAGGACCGGCCGGTGGCGGAAAAGGGCCAGGTCGTGATCAGACAGATGATGTACCTGGCGCTTTCCTACGACCATCGCCTAGTGGACGGGCGCGAGGCGGTGCAGTTCCTGGTGATGATCAAGGAACTGCTGGAAGATCCGGCGCGCCTGCTGCTGGAGGTGTGA
- the lpdA gene encoding dihydrolipoyl dehydrogenase, with the protein MTDRYDLVVIGAGPAGYTAAIRAAQLGLKVACVDDWQTIAGEAALGGTCLNAGCIPSKALLETSELFVQARDHGSALGLKFKGLGLDLSAMLAHKDKVVSELTRGIATLFKANGVTFIPGRGKLLLNNIVEISAKSKSQIEAEHVILASGSTPVNLKSAPFDGDRIVDSQGALEFKEVPERLGIIGAGVIGLELGSVWRRLGAEVVLLEAQENFLSMADEQIAREALKQFTAQGLDIRLGSRVLESKVEKGAVTVRYQDKDGDHTESVDRLIVAVGRRPNTVGLASDDNRLLLDEWGFVHVDEHCCTNLPKVYAVGDLVRGPMLAHKGMEEGVMVAERITGRETTVNYDVVPSVIYTQPEIAWVGKTEQALKAAGIACRTGVFPFAANGRAKAMGQASGFIKVLADSSTDRVLGVHLIGPHCSEVVAPAALAMSFGASNEDIMLTMFAHPTLSEALHEASLAVAGHAIHMAQPRRGKS; encoded by the coding sequence ATGACTGACCGTTACGATCTGGTTGTAATCGGCGCCGGCCCGGCGGGGTACACCGCGGCCATCCGTGCCGCCCAGCTCGGCCTGAAGGTGGCGTGCGTGGACGACTGGCAGACCATCGCCGGCGAAGCCGCACTCGGGGGCACCTGCCTCAACGCCGGTTGCATCCCTTCCAAGGCTCTGCTTGAAACTTCCGAACTGTTTGTCCAGGCGCGCGATCACGGCTCGGCACTGGGCCTCAAGTTCAAGGGACTCGGCCTGGATCTGTCGGCCATGCTGGCGCACAAGGACAAGGTGGTGTCCGAACTCACGCGTGGCATTGCCACGCTGTTCAAGGCCAATGGCGTGACATTTATACCGGGGCGTGGAAAATTGTTGCTCAACAATATTGTAGAAATTTCCGCAAAGTCGAAATCGCAGATCGAGGCCGAGCACGTGATCCTGGCGAGCGGTTCGACGCCCGTCAATCTCAAGAGCGCACCGTTCGACGGCGATCGCATCGTGGATTCGCAAGGGGCCCTCGAGTTCAAGGAAGTGCCAGAGCGTTTGGGCATTATCGGCGCCGGTGTGATCGGTCTGGAGCTTGGCAGCGTATGGCGCCGGCTCGGTGCCGAGGTGGTGCTGCTGGAGGCGCAGGAAAATTTCCTGTCCATGGCCGATGAGCAGATCGCGCGCGAAGCGCTCAAACAGTTCACTGCACAAGGTCTCGATATACGTCTTGGCTCACGAGTGCTGGAAAGTAAGGTCGAGAAAGGCGCCGTGACGGTTCGCTATCAGGATAAGGATGGCGATCACACGGAAAGCGTGGATCGTCTGATCGTCGCAGTGGGTCGGCGCCCCAACACCGTCGGACTCGCTAGCGACGACAATCGTTTGTTGCTGGATGAATGGGGCTTCGTGCATGTCGATGAGCACTGTTGCACGAATCTGCCCAAAGTCTACGCCGTGGGTGACTTGGTGCGCGGGCCGATGCTGGCGCACAAGGGAATGGAAGAAGGCGTGATGGTGGCCGAGCGCATTACCGGGCGCGAAACGACAGTGAACTACGACGTCGTGCCTTCGGTGATTTACACCCAGCCCGAGATTGCCTGGGTGGGCAAGACCGAGCAGGCACTGAAGGCGGCGGGTATTGCCTGTCGTACCGGCGTTTTTCCATTCGCGGCCAACGGCCGCGCCAAGGCCATGGGCCAGGCCTCCGGATTCATCAAGGTGCTTGCCGATTCAAGTACCGACCGTGTGCTGGGCGTACACCTGATTGGCCCCCATTGCTCCGAAGTCGTCGCCCCGGCGGCGCTCGCCATGTCTTTTGGTGCCTCAAACGAGGACATCATGCTTACCATGTTTGCTCACCCGACGCTGTCCGAAGCGCTGCACGAGGCGTCGCTTGCCGTGGCCGGCCACGCTATTCATATGGCGCAGCCGCGGCGGGGGAAGTCGTAA
- a CDS encoding GGDEF and EAL domain-containing protein, translating to MGYSAEELAHMTPLDIKPDFTREKFDSLIAPLWRDDTGRVVFETVHQCKDGSLYPVEVQLHLSRAESPPVFVAIIQDITERMQTMETLRESEASLARAQRIAHLGNWDWNIVTNELHWSDEIYRIFGLTPQQFDATYEAFLSFVHPDNRQSVIDAVNKAMHEKEPYSIDHRIVRPDGTERIVHEQAEVTFDENGKPIRMIGTVQDVTEHRQVQERLHNLAFYDSLTGLPNRQQINDSLSRAMLEAESRDRLVAVMFLDLDRFKNINDTLGHDVGDALLKEVAVRLKASLRPGDSISRLGGDEFILILGNIAHINDVTRVAQKILDQFIPPFRIAGRDLFASPSIGITLYPFDDNNTENLLKNADTAMYHAKSLGRNNFQFYTAELNARAARQLELETGMRRALEREEFVLHYQPLVNMQSGLIVGMEALLRWQHPECGLIPPMEFIPLAEETGLIVPIGEWVLRTACAQVKVWHATGFPALHVAVNLSSKQLQQKDFAEVVKRALGETGLEPRNLDLELTESLLMQDMESAVAILKELKDLGVMISLDDFGTGYSSLSYLKRFPIDFLKIDRSFVKDIAHDRYGAGIVRAIIVMAHTLGMKVIGEGVETSEQLGYLRNQGCDIIQGYFCSEPLATETFTDLLKDWQAIRMGKCSIKKASGAPHKKKGKSTRRSSKKKG from the coding sequence CTGGGGTACAGCGCGGAAGAACTCGCGCACATGACACCGCTGGACATCAAGCCGGACTTTACGCGCGAGAAATTCGATTCCCTGATCGCGCCGCTGTGGCGGGACGACACCGGCCGGGTGGTGTTCGAGACCGTGCACCAGTGCAAGGACGGCTCGCTTTACCCGGTGGAGGTGCAACTGCACCTCTCGCGCGCCGAGTCACCGCCCGTGTTTGTCGCCATCATCCAGGACATCACCGAGCGCATGCAGACAATGGAGACGTTGCGCGAGAGCGAGGCGAGCCTGGCACGCGCCCAGCGCATCGCGCATCTCGGCAACTGGGATTGGAACATCGTCACCAACGAGCTGCACTGGTCCGACGAAATCTACCGCATTTTCGGCCTCACACCGCAACAGTTCGACGCGACCTATGAGGCATTCCTGAGTTTCGTGCATCCGGACAACCGGCAATCCGTCATCGACGCGGTCAACAAGGCCATGCACGAGAAGGAACCCTACAGCATCGACCACCGCATCGTGCGGCCCGACGGCACGGAGCGCATCGTGCACGAACAGGCCGAGGTCACTTTCGATGAAAACGGCAAACCGATCCGCATGATCGGGACGGTTCAGGACGTTACCGAACACCGACAGGTGCAGGAGCGCCTGCACAATCTCGCCTTTTACGATTCGCTCACCGGCCTGCCCAATCGCCAGCAGATCAACGACAGTCTTTCCCGTGCCATGCTGGAGGCCGAAAGCCGCGACCGCCTGGTCGCCGTCATGTTTCTCGATCTCGACCGCTTCAAGAACATCAACGACACCCTCGGGCATGACGTGGGTGACGCGCTGCTGAAAGAAGTCGCTGTGCGCCTGAAGGCCAGCTTGCGTCCCGGCGATTCCATCTCACGACTGGGCGGGGACGAATTCATCCTGATACTGGGCAATATTGCGCATATTAACGACGTGACACGCGTGGCGCAGAAAATTCTGGATCAGTTCATACCGCCGTTCCGCATCGCCGGGCGCGACCTGTTCGCGTCGCCCTCCATCGGCATCACGCTCTATCCCTTCGACGACAACAACACCGAGAATCTGCTGAAAAACGCCGACACCGCCATGTACCACGCCAAGTCGCTGGGGCGGAACAATTTCCAGTTCTACACCGCGGAACTCAATGCCCGCGCCGCGCGCCAACTCGAACTGGAGACCGGTATGCGGCGCGCGCTGGAGCGCGAGGAATTCGTGCTGCACTATCAGCCGCTGGTGAACATGCAGAGCGGGCTCATCGTGGGCATGGAGGCGCTGTTGCGCTGGCAGCACCCGGAATGCGGGCTGATCCCGCCGATGGAATTCATTCCGCTTGCCGAGGAAACCGGCCTGATCGTGCCCATCGGCGAATGGGTGCTGCGTACCGCCTGTGCCCAGGTCAAGGTCTGGCACGCGACCGGCTTCCCGGCCCTGCACGTGGCGGTGAATCTCTCGAGCAAGCAACTGCAGCAAAAAGATTTCGCGGAAGTCGTCAAACGGGCTCTCGGGGAAACCGGCCTGGAACCCCGGAATCTCGATCTCGAACTGACCGAAAGCCTGCTGATGCAGGACATGGAATCGGCGGTCGCGATCCTGAAAGAACTGAAGGACCTGGGCGTGATGATCTCCCTCGACGACTTCGGCACCGGCTATTCGTCACTGAGTTACCTCAAGCGTTTCCCGATCGATTTCCTGAAAATCGATCGCAGCTTCGTGAAGGACATCGCCCACGACCGCTATGGTGCGGGCATCGTGCGCGCCATCATCGTCATGGCCCACACGCTCGGCATGAAGGTGATCGGCGAGGGCGTCGAAACCAGCGAACAACTCGGGTACTTGCGTAACCAGGGCTGCGACATCATCCAGGGTTACTTCTGCAGCGAGCCGCTCGCGACCGAGACGTTCACCGACCTGCTGAAGGACTGGCAAGCCATCCGGATGGGAAAGTGCAGCATCAAGAAAGCATCCGGGGCGCCGCACAAGAAAAAGGGCAAATCAACACGCCGTTCCAGCAAAAAGAAAGGCTGA